gtctcacacacatgTTATATGGACTGGCTTGACATTAGAATACAGAGTTGACACCCAGGATGTAATAAATAAGAGTTGTGAATAAATGTGTCGCTGCTCTCACTGCATGAGAAGCAGTGTCAGGCTAGTTCCTTTCAAAGTTTCTCTGATGCTTGTCCTACCTCTCACTGCTCTCCCACCCTGTCCCTGTCTTGTCCTTGTCCTAAGTGACTCAGTATTTGACATAGTAAATGTAATATTGTTTCCGAAATCCGACTCATAACTTTATTACTGTAACCTGTCACTGACGAGGAGGAGCTCTGATATAAACCGCACTGATGAGATCTACAGCTCGAGCTGCAGTCGTCTTGTGTACTCCTTTCTCTTGTGACTTTGATTGTGACACTGTCCACGCCATGTGAGTTTCGTCCTGAACGAGGTCAGGAGGGGGTGTTTTGATTGCTGTTATTATGCGCTAGCATCACTGCGGTGAGTGCAATCTGTACGCCAAATTTATCCCGAAAGCCTGAAATCCTTTGAAGTGCTGACGCTTCAGGCCCCGAGGAGTGAGACTGTCCTAGTTTGAAAAGCATGGCTGCCAGACTGTTCTGCAGGAATCCATCCACCAGGCAGGCCAATTGTTCACTGTGCTCAAGTATGAGAGGTGTGGTGCCTCATTAGATCCTAAATAAATTTGTGGAGATGGATTAATGGCGAAGACCTGCTCCATCCACTTTGGCAGACTGTACGTCCCTGGGAGTGGGAGCCATATGTCAGACACTTGGGCTGTGTGCCCAGGTCTGACCCGCCGCTGGCATCAGCCTCAGGCCCAAATCAAGACCTTTTTAAAGTCCTAGAAAAAGTCTTTTATTTGTAAGAAACTTCCTTGTTGCTTTGATTGgctgtgtcgtgtgtgtgtgcgcttagTATCACTGTGAGCGCTTTGGATAGGCTTCTGTTGAGCAGTTAGCACCTTGCATGGCCTCCGTCatcaatgtgtgtgaatgtgacaagcAGTCGACAGACCTGAAAAGTCTCTGTTTAAATAATGAtgtcttgattttattttgaaaaatgtgtgaaagacAGTCGAGACAAAGTTCagcttttaacattttattaccaTGACAGTGCAGTTTCACTACAGACAAGGTGACTGCAGGTTGGGCCTGAcatgccgtgtgtgtgtgtgtttttgtgtctgcgtgtgtgtctgtgtgtgtttataattctttattcatgtgtactgatcagacacacacacacacacacacagacatccacCCTTGCTGTCTTGTGGCCCATTACTGCTGGACATTAGGGACATGTTCAGACAACACTGTATCCTTACACTGTCATGCcagacagaaacactgacagacacacacacacacacacacacacacacacacacacagtgggccCGACAGAAggttctttgtgtttgttttggcgAGCATAGCGACACCGGGGATGCTCCCTGTTTGATGCTGTGCTGCAGGTTTACAGTTGAACTGTCTGTCACAGTCTGATTCAGCTGAGACAGATGCTGATCTCAGTTCTGTGGActttgctgtcacacacactcagccgaAACACGCGGGACAGGGATGCAACATGTCACACAGACGAGGCGGTGCACAGACCCTGTATTTGTAACGTGCGTTGGCAGCTTTACTGTGTCCATATCGAGTTTTAAGTTCAGTCGAAGTGAATGCAGTTGGTTCTGGAAGCAAGGGCTGTACTTAACACTAAAGAATCAGTGAAATGAATAATTTTAGGATGTTTGTTTGAATCATCAGTTCTGTATAGTCTTTATCTCAGAGAGAAGACCTGACACATAGAAATGGAGATGATACACCCATGTGATCTTTCCATGGTCAGAGTAGCAGCTTCAGTCGAGTATCATTGATGCGTTCTCCTGCGATTATCACATCCGTGCTTCATGTATTCTGACTGTCTGTCCTGAtttctgtcagtgttgtattatTGTTTCATAAGTCATCTTATCAGATGAACTTAAGCACCTGACGCCACCAAtcctgttcagttcagtttttattgaatGAAATCACAATTTCTTGTTGTCAAAGACTgactgtgtctctctccctccgcgTGTTTAGATACTACAGAGGAACGCACGGGGTCATCGTGGTATACGACGTCACGAGTGCCGAGTCCTTTGTCAACGTCAAACGATGGCTACATGAAATCAACCAGAACTGTGATGACGTGTGCCGAATATTAGGTGAGCGTGCACCTTCCACTGTTCGGAAAAAGAACAGGCACTGTTGACATTTCGTCAGCAGGAAGTCTGAAGAATTGTCCCCAGCTTGGTTTAGACTCAGCTCCCTCCGGTTGAGTCACCTCAGAAATCTCTTTCTATTTTCAGTGGGAAACAAAAACGACGACCCCAACTCCAAGGTGGTCGAGACGACTGACGCGCAGAAGTTTGCCGAGCAGATGGGAATCAACCTGTTTGAGACGAGCGCAAAAGAGAACATCAACGTCGAAGAGGTAACTCGTACGGTTTCTCTTGTCTGTTTGCAGACTAACgcgtcttgtgtgtgtgtggaagctTCTGGGATATGCCTGGTATGCAGAGCAGCTCAGCTGAACACTTGAATTAGGGAGTGCGTCTGAATGCTTTGTTATGCCTGCTGATGGGCAGACTGTGTCAGatattttcttgattaactGATAATCTCTATAACATGACTCTGCAAAGGCAACAAAATCTGCCTCTAAAGCTCCCAAATGAACACGTTATATATTGTTTGTCTTCTCATGGTGAGGTTTTTGTCATTGTGAGATAAGTGCTGATATAATTTATAagaataaaattgaactgaattctGCTGAGGCAGAATTTTGATTCCACTATTCTCGACCATAACTCGAAACTCCAGCCATAACTATTCTCGAAAATTACTTGTCTAGCACATAACCCTGCAAGAAAACCACGAATATTGTTTACTTATCAGTTTTTCATGAACCAGAAGAACAAGGTATAACAGATTAGCCAGCTGCAGACTcgtttcatgtaaaaaaaacaaaaaaaaaacataagagtGATATCGACATTTCTATCAACTCTTTACAAGAATAAACCCAAAgtgtttccttcctttttgaAATGTTGGTCGTCTGTTCCTGATCTGCGCACTTATGTGTGACGCGtgccatgtgtttttaatgtggctCACTCAGTCGCCGTACTCACCACATGTCACCGGTTTGTGCTTCTCCTGCAGATGTTCAACTGCATCACGGAGCTAGTGCTAAGAGCTAAGAAGGAGGTGCTagccaagcagcagcagcagcaacagaacgACGTGGTCAAACTCACCCGGAACAGTAAACGAAAGAAAAAGTGCTGCTAGCAAACTCGAAGCCATCCACAAAAGACGGGGGCTGCGTCTTTTcttcacacatgcatacacacaagaTGGGACTCAGAGCATCTTAAAGTAAAGAGCAGATAAAGATTTAATAAATATACGgtgaaagatttaaaaaaaaaaaagaaaagaaataaatggaaaaaaatgtcccCTTTGGACAAACTAATCATGAAGACTTAAAAAGAAATTTACAGATTTTATTAGACGTCAGATCAAGTTTTATTTGGAATTGAGCAGATGGCCACTATAGACCTGAGGTCCTCCTTTCTTAAAGGATCTGCAAGCTGACAACCAGACGGCCATAATAGATTTATATCCACACGACCCCCCATATTCTTCATCAGTATCTCATCTCTCCTTCTCATTCCACTGCACATGGGACATTCAGAGTCGAGTCCGACTCTGTgccagaggagaaggagggctCACCTTTCTGGattaatttgtttctttgtagtttcggggtggggagggagggagggtttgGTCAGTCGATTGGGAcgtgggtttttgtttttgtttttttggaacaGGCGTCTGAGTAAGCGTGGAAGTCTTACCACCTCTCTACAGTTTCAGCCAAGAGATAATGAACTGctagattttgttttatttgacttgaTGCGGGGAAAGAAatcacagatgatgatgatgatgattggtAGACGACCTTTAGCAACTAATCCGATGGACAGAACTGGtgacttcatgttttgtttttgttttttgtttttttttaaatgtctctttGTCTATATTTTGCCAAGCTTCCCACCCTCTTCCCTCTATAACTTCCAGTAAGGCTGAGCCAAGAgtaattgtttttatgttttttctttttttaaatgtggcagACCAGTTGAACCACTCCTGGAGCTCTGGGACGTCAGGCTCTGAAAGCAGCATTCACTGCAGTCTTACTTTGCGCTCAGTTTGCTTTTAAACCTATTCCTCcatcaactttttaaaaaaacaaacaaacaaacaaaacaacaatactgccaatattatagaaaaaaaaaaatattaagagCTCAGTGGCGCCTCTCATTGGACTGTTGCCATAGTGACCCCTGGTTGACCAAGAGGCAGGGTGAATCAGGTTCTGATGGGACCCTGTTGAGTCCTCAGGAAGTGCTCAGGGCtgccctccttccctctctccttgtttcccCTCTGTGTTCCTGCAGCTTCTGGCCTTCTCTCACCTCCCCGGACGCCCACATATCAGCACCTCTCACAGCGACACACTCGCTTCCTGCATTTGGTCCTTCAAGGGACACGAGGAGGCTCCTCGTAGCCGCTGCGGTGACCTCCAGTCCATAGCAAACTGTGGTTTTTGTTTTCGAGCATGTAACACTTTGTTTGAAGGGGTATGCATTCAGACTGTATTTTCTCAGCTTGCAGAATAATTTTTGACTAATGTTCAAATCTGATGTCATGTTCTTTCTTCGCTTCTCGGCCACAACCTCCTGCTACCTGTTCAACTAAAGTGTTACCGCGCAGTGTTTTTGGCAACCATGAGACCAAGAGAGTGTGGCAGAGAGTGGGACTGTTAATGTAAGATCACTGGGGATGAACTGCAGCACTGgatcccagtgtgtgtgttcgggcCTGAGCTCCTCTCCCTTTCCATTTCCAGGGTTTGTCACAGAGGCTGAAGCATCGTACAGAAAGTCTGTTGAGACTCTTTTTCATGAGCTGTACGTGATGGCTGAGCTTCTGTGGGAAACGTTTAGTTCTCATCCTCTGGGCAGACTCTGGCAGCCGGTTTGGGATCCTGATCCACGTTGAGAGGTCGCTGTGACCTTCAGGGCCTAAGAATGGTATCAAATCTCACACTTTATGGTTTCTATTAATTacgtgtatgtatatataaatatatttgtgtgtttatattcaatataaaacatacacacatcattAGCACACACAAATTGTGCATGTGTTAAACATGCCCTGTGTGCTTTGGTTGAAACACACTCGTCAGCTGTGGTTTGCTGTACACTGGAGAAAAAGAGATGTACTATTCATTTTTCCCTACATGAATTTAATCAGTAATAAACGTTTTAAAGGAATAAATATTTGACACATAATGACTGATCTCATTTGTCAGTGCTTAACTTTATTTgaaacctgtgttttttttctttttattttgttttgtttctgtgaataAAATTGTATGAGAGGAAGTGTGCACTCGTCTTTGGGAAGCCTCTTGCTACTCTCTCACTGCTCTTATAGAACATCACAGGGACTCGGCCATCGGAGTTCAGATTTCCCAGTGAGCAGCGACGCGTTTTAACAGAAGTGTTCAACGTCATAATCAATGAACCTTACCCAACCGAGAAAACACCATTGGGGTGCAGACCTTAATTTTTCTTTGCATTGATTATAAAGTTTTttgcaaaaatataaacaaaccaTGTATCCTCTCTAATCTACTTGGATCAGGTAGGCTTTATGCCAGGGACACATATATCCAATAAGATGAGGAGGCTTCTGTAAACAATCAGTTTATTTGAAACCTTGAGTCCCTTTTTAAGGCCTGTACCAATTTCCATGGTAGTTCAACCAATagttattttattcaaaacTAGAAATATAAACATCTGATCATCAAAGTCATGATGATCAGTTGTCACCATATTTGATTCCTCCACCAGGAGCCATGATTGTCTGTATATACTTTGTTCCAGTCAATCACAGGTTAATTGAAAACtatgacctgctggtggcactagaggaaaagtcagaggatcaccaaagtcattagggcATCGTGGATAGAGGCACCAAATTCAATGCCAATTCATCTGATGGTTGTGGAGTTATTTCAGTCTTGACCAAAGTAGTGGACCAACTGAAAGTGTTCATGGCTACTAGATTCAAAGGTTTACATTTAAGTATATTGATTTCACCCAACCCTATTTCACTTAAAATCTTTGTCTTGATCTTTGCTTGCCCTCATCGTGCACGTAATGACATATAATCATGTTGTGCAAATTCCATTTCATAAAACCTTTGCAGTGTCCCTCCTCCAGATGACAGTGTTCTCTTATTTGATCAGAAGTTAGGCATCAACAGCTTAGTGCCAACATGTCTGATTGTGAGAACCAGAGAAGGAAAGCGTCTGTATTTCAAGGCCAAGTCAGGGGAGACAAA
This genomic stretch from Larimichthys crocea isolate SSNF chromosome III, L_crocea_2.0, whole genome shotgun sequence harbors:
- the rab35b gene encoding ras-related protein Rab-35b; the protein is MARDYDYLFKLLIIGDSGVGKSSLLLRFADNTFSGSYITTIGVDFKIRTVEINGEKVKLQIWDTAGQERFRTITSTYYRGTHGVIVVYDVTSAESFVNVKRWLHEINQNCDDVCRILVGNKNDDPNSKVVETTDAQKFAEQMGINLFETSAKENINVEEMFNCITELVLRAKKEVLAKQQQQQQNDVVKLTRNSKRKKKCC